In Candidatus Rokuibacteriota bacterium, the genomic window CGTGCCCAGCCGCGTCGTGTAGAGCAGCGCGGCCAAGATGCCCAGCACCACCAATGCCAGGCCGATCACGAACACGCGATAGAGCGGGTAGTCGAGACCGCCGAGCGCCAGCCGCCCCTCGAGAACCGCCGGGACGTGGATCGGCAGGCTCTCCGTCCCCCAGAACACCTTGACACCCTCCAGGATGACCAGTGAGATGCCCACGGTCAGGATCAATTCCCCCATGTGCCCGAAGGCGTGCACCCGCCGGAGGAGCAGGCGCTCGCACAGCACGCCCAGGACGGCTGCTACCACGGGCGCGACGAGGAGCGCCAGCCAGAAGCTCCCGAACACCGCCAGCACCTGGTAGGAGAAGTACGCGGACAGCATGAAGAAGGAGGCGTGGGCAATGTTCAGGATGCCCATCATCCCGAACACCATGGTGAGCCCCGACGCCACCAGGAAGAGCAACATCCCGTACGCCAGCCCGTGAACACCCTGGGCCACGTACATCGCCGTTGTCGGGTCCACGCTTTGTCCTCTGCCAGCCCCAGTCAGGAGCTGAAGTGATCGCCGAGTCGTTCGAGCGGCGGCTTCGCCGGCGCAACTGTTCTCAAGTAATTGGGCGCGCGCGCTCCCGGTGGGGGGTGTCGGGGGGAGCGGCGTCGCTCCCCCCGACGTCCAGTCAGTCGCCGGCCTCGCTCTTGTCCTTGCAGCGCGCGAGGCTGCGGTCCATCTTCGGCAGCACGTACTTGGCCGGGATCATGACCGAAGGGCCAACGCTCGAGGTTCCCTCATACCAGAAATACGGCGCGATGTTGAACGACTCCCGCTGCTTCGCGGGCCCGACGTATTCCTCGACGTGGAGATCCTGGATCGCCTTGTGGTCGCATGCCCGCATCGTCAGGACCTTCCCATTGAGGAGCTGGTAGCTGTCGCCCTCCCAGACCTTGATGATCTTCTCGGGGTCCGTGCTTCCCGCCCGCTCGATCACGCTCAGCAGCCAGTACGTCTGCTGGATGTACGAGCCGATGTTTCCCGTCCCGTGCTCGTAGAGGCGGGTGTTGTAGGGCGGGCCCCACTTCGTCTTCCACAGGGTGTTCCAGGCCTTGTACGCCTTGGTCTGGCCCGGCGTCTTGAAGAAGCCGCCCTCGGAGCCGTATTGGCTCACGTGCACGAGCCCGGTGGTGCCGTCCACGCCCACGCGATGGAGCATGTTCGGCTCGTCGAGGAAGAGGTTCGC contains:
- a CDS encoding branched-chain amino acid ABC transporter permease encodes the protein MYVAQGVHGLAYGMLLFLVASGLTMVFGMMGILNIAHASFFMLSAYFSYQVLAVFGSFWLALLVAPVVAAVLGVLCERLLLRRVHAFGHMGELILTVGISLVILEGVKVFWGTESLPIHVPAVLEGRLALGGLDYPLYRVFVIGLALVVLGILAALLYTTRLGTVVRAAVSDAGMVNALGVNVPLVFMLVFGTGTWLAGVAGVVIAPILTVYPGLADQMGMDAFVVVVTGGLGSLWGAFLVSIILGELNSYGVQFVSQLAPVLMFLFMAIVLAFRPMGLFGERE